TAATATCGGTTCGGATCAATTCCTCGCTCGCGGACTCTTCCCTGAGGGGCGAGAAGAGATTTTCAAAATTACCAATGGTGCGCGGGAGATGGGAATAACTCTGATGTGGCCGAATGGTTTAGAACTGAGGAAAACAACTCTTGGGGCTGGGCGTAACTACGAAAATACAGACCTCAGACCTGATGAAGAACTCATTGAAGCACTTTTTGGCTGGGATGGCAAAGTAGGTTGTCCATTGGCTTACATTCCTGCCGAACGTCCCGTTTTTGGACGAGAAGCCTACAAGAAACTCCTGCCATGGCAAGAGCATTGTACGTTGATGAAATCTGTAGTCAGAACTGGTGTACCTGTCATCGCTTATGGCATCATTATCGGGCTACCTGATGATGACCATGATGACTTGTTACGTCTTGAGGAAGCGATTTCAGAACTGGTGGATGAACTAGTAGAAATTAACCCGAATCTGGAATTTCAGACTTCCTGCTACAGCATTATTCCCTTGCCTGGAACTCCGCAAGCCCACAATTTACGCAAGGCAGGACTGCTACAGTTTGAAGACACCTGTCTTTGGGGGGTATGGACAACTACTTCCAATACTCATCACCTGAGCTACGCAGAGGTTTCTGATTGGCAAATTCGTCTATCTAATATTCGGAGAGCACCGTCTGAATTTACCAACTATAACGGGGAATATTCAGGGATGGTTAGTGGAGCTTCTTCCACCGACTCAAAGATTGTGTTGGCGAATATGAACTAAACACCATAACTCTTTTGGGTTTCCAAGTAAAAAAAGGTTATTTAACCACCTTCATAACCCTTGCGATTTGCGAAACTCTCGTACCACTTCCTTGACATCGCGCAACTCACCCTCAACTAGACTATTTAATTTTTGTATTTCCTCAGCAGTAATTTTTCCTATAAGTTGAGAAATTGCTGCTTTTAATTCTGGATATTTTTGTAAAGTTTCTTGACGGACAATTGGTACAGCTTCATAGGGAGGAAAATAGCCCAAACTATCTTTCAATACAACTAAACCCAAACGAGCAATTTGCCCATCAGTTGAACTTCCTGCTACTATATCGACCAAACCTTGAGTTAAAGCCCGATAAATTAAATCCAAGCTCATTAACTTAGGCGGCTCTCGAAAACGTAAATTATAAGTTTTAACCAACCCTGCTAAACCATCTGGACGTTCGACAAATTCATAACCAAAACCACCCCGCCATTGAGGAGTATACTTAGCAGCATCCGAAAGATTTGTCAGATTATATTTTTTTGCATCTTCACCGCGAATAGTCATTGCAAAAGTACTTTCATAACCCAAAGGAGGCATAACTTCCAACTTAAATTGCTGCGCGTAAGCTGCTTTTAACTTATCAAAAACCTCTCTAGCACTACTAATAGACTTCTGCTTTAATATTGACGTATAGACAGTACCAGTATAATCAATATAAGCATCTACTTTACCCGCAACGATCGCATTGTGGCAAACAAACAAACCCCCCAACCGAGGTTTTCTTTCCACCTTTAACTTAGTCGTCGCTTCAATCTGCTGCGCTAACAATTCCCCCAAAATATCCTGCTCCGTAAAATCCTTAGATGCAACAACAATATCACCTCCACCTCCACCACTACTGGTCAAATTACAACTAGCAATAGCCAAAATCAAAACCAACCCTAAAACCAAAAATCCCAAAAATCTTTTCATTCGTAACTCCTAACTTCTAACTTCAAACCGCTTTTCCAACCACCCTATCCCAAAATCAGCTAGCAAAGCCATTGCTGCCGCAGGAACAGCACCAGCTAAAATTAATTGATTGTTTACCACCGCAATTCCCCGAAAAATAAACACACCCAATCCACCAGCACCAATTGCAGCACCAATAGTCGCAATCCCAATGGCAATTACCATTGCCACCCTTATCCCTGCTAAAATAACCCCCAATGCTAAAGGAATTTCTACTTGCAATAATAATTGTTTATCCGTCATTCCCATTCCCCTACCAGCTTCAATAATAGCTGCATCTACGCTAATAATACCTGTATAAGTATTACGAATTATAGGTAATAAAGAATATAAAGTTAAAGCCACAATCGTCGGAGTTGCACCAATACCACCAATAACTGGAATCGGAATTAATAAACCAAATAAAGCTAAACTAGGAATAGTTTGCAGGATATTGGCTATACCTAAAATAGGTTTTTGTAAGCTTTTAGTTCGAGTAATCAAAATCCCTAAAGGAAGACCAATAATTGTCGAGGTAGTAATAGAAATAATTACCAAAAATAAATGCTCGCCAGAATGTTGGAGAATTTCTGGAGCATATTTAATTAGAAAAAAATCATTTAAATTCATAATATTCGTCACTTTGCTACGAAGCTAGATCTTGGTCGAGTAGCTTTTTATGTGTTTTTGTGTGTTTTTATGTTATTTTGAGTTAGCTTCTTGAAGAAGACTGTGTTAAACATGGAAGCAAGCTAATCACAATATTATGTCAAATTCATTGCTTCCAAATGAGGGCGCTGTCGGTACTTATTGTGAATTGCTTAAAAAAGGACGTAGAGGCGATAATTTAACACCACATCACATCCCTTCCAATGCGTATATGCAAGTAAAAGTGCTTGGTTATACAAGAGACAAAGGAATCGCAATTATGATGGAGCATTTATCTGCTGGTATGGGTGGACGCCATCGGCAAACTCTATCCTATGGACAGTCCCCCAATTTGGGTTTATCTCCAAGACAAGCGCTGGCTCGTGAGGTATGGGATGTACGATCGATATATCGAAGTCAAAAACTTTATAATTTGGAGATTAAGCATAGCTTACAACAAGTCATTAGACAAAACAAATCGACATGGCAGGGGATTTTTGATAAATAGAGGATTAAACAATGGATGAAAATACATTACTTAGCATCTTGAAAGCTAATAAATTAATGCGATACCGTGAAGAAATTACTGCTTTTGAAAATGCTTTAATGGAACTTGCGGAGAATCCTAATAGTAAATATTTGAGAGAACTACATTTAGTCTTGGACGATAAATGTCAACATCAGGAAGTGATGTTTGGTCTCATTCACTTTTTAGAATCTTTTGATGTAAAAGAGCAACTCCAAGCATTTATTGATGTCATTCCTAGTTTGGCAACTTCAGCACCGGAATGGACAAAGTTACTTCATAACCGTATCTTGAATGATGAGCTGGCCTATCTTTTATATCAAGATATGTTAAATTCTATTGACTCCTTAAAGCGCGATACTGTTAACCGGTTACTAACAGGAATGGCACAGCAATGTCAGCCTGTTAATACATAGCTTGCTTGTCGTCAGAAACCCGGTTTCTTTGAGAAACCGGGTTTCTATGTCTCACGTTTCTTATGTTGACCTACTTAATAAAAGTCCTATTTGATTTTTTGAAATATACGTAGGGCTAGCATTGCTCACCATACAAAGAACCTACAAATCCGGAGTAAATTTCTACTTCAAAAGAAATAAACTGTCAGCTAGTTTCGATCAATTTTATCTGTCAAAAGGAAGAGGTATAAACTTGTGCTCTTCGCAACAATGAGACAGCATTAATACTTTTAGTCTATGTATAGTGACTGAGAGCTAAAACTGATGACAATATTTTGCAGACTAAAATTCATGCGCGAAAGGAGCAATTAATACTGTTAGAACTCCTATCTAAATTCTAAAAATTTGAATGAATCACTCCAGACGCTGAGAACGCAGAGGGAAGAAAGAGAGGATTTCAAGAAACACATACAAATATTAAAACACTCTTAAGTTTTTAGCTTATCTACCCAAAGTATGAAGTCATGCCTATAACTCAATCGTCAAGCTTCGAGCGAAGAATCGTGCAAATCTTCAAACACCTGATGTATTCAATGATATCACCCTGGCAATGTCCGCTACCAGTGGCAGAAAACACAACTGATAAAGTTGCTATCTATTTTTACAAAAATGACAGATGGGTTCCAATACTGCTCGGTTAAGGGAAAGTGAAGCCTAAAATTCCGAAGAAACTGTTCTCGTTTTATTTACGAGAACAAAAATGAGAGAAATTTGTATAAATGAACCCACAAGAGATGAGCAAGTATCTCTCAAGAATGTTTATATTTAATTGAAAAAATCTCTAAACCTTGTCCCTTTTAATTTTCTATCTAGTTCAACTATCTTCTACTACTAGATGATGTCAACTAGCGGTTGTAAAAATTGTAAAAGATAGTTGTTGCCGGGGAGTATAATTATTTCTATGACATCGTTTTTTAGTTTTAAATTTAGAACGAGTTTTCTTGATTACCCTCGGATTAGTTCTGCCTGAGGTTGGTGGTATTTGTAAGTCTAAGATTTCCCAGATTAACCAGCTAAAATATATATTCATATTCTCAAGAGAATGATTAACTTGCTGTTGAAACTGAGGAATAGCACGTCTGACAACTCTTAGAGAACTGGTAAAACTTAAACTTAGGGGAGATATTCCCTTGATTGCTGCACTTTGAAACATTAAATAACGTATACAATAGTGTCCTAGTAACCAACCATAAATTTCTTGGATAACTTCACGAGGATTCTTCGAGCGGATAGGAATTTTACGACCGTTCAGATGGACTTTTAACTCATCCAAGGTGTTCTCAGCTTCCCACCGTTGATGGTATTCTTGGGCTAAGAGCAATGCAGGAAAAGTTGAAATATCCATCAAATCAGTTACTAAACGATACACCTTTTCTACACCCTCAACTTCAATAATATATTCAATGACACGAACAGGTATTTTCGTCGCTCCCTTCTTTCTTGACTTTCCATCAGGAGCAAGCCAACTTAGATAGGAACCATCAGGAAAAGCTTTAACAAACTCAAATTTTACATGAGATGGCACGCGACCAAGAATATGACATTTTTGTTTGATTGCAGCATGAATCATTTTAAATGAGTGCAGTCCTCTGTCCCACATTAACAACATACTCTCCTCAACACTTCTTAATAGCTTTAAAGCTCCTTTTCTCTCTCCAATTCGATATGGACAACAAAATATGTCGATAATTAAATGAGTTCCTGCTTCGACTAAAAAAGTTAACCTAGCTTTGGGAAAAGCCGGATTTGTACCAGGACGAGAACCAGGGTAACCAAATACTTTAGCATTAGTTTCTGTATCAGGAACATCAAAAACTGTGCCATCCAAAGCCATTATTCTCAGTCCACCCAAAAAAGCACCTGGTGTTTTAATTGTTGCTAAAGGTTTTGCAACAATTTCAAATAAACGAGTCATAACAGCAGCACCAATTCGTTGTCTAGCTTCACTTATTGATGAAGATGTTGGTATCTTAAAACGTCTCTTAAAGGGGATTTGCAAAGAATTAAAACCCTGAATGAGATTTTTCAATACATCCACGATTGAATCGGAGGACCAAAAACTCATGGCGATTACTAGAGAGATTACTACGTGTGTAGGAAGTATTCTTTGACGCCGTGCGGTACTACTCGTTGTTGTAATCGCTGCCATAATCGACTCGGTAGGGATGATCTGGTTAAGAGCCAGCAGTAATTGTGCCCGATTTAGGATTTGATTGTTGAATTCAAAGTTAACTAGCATCATTAGCACTCAGTTTTGAAGTGAAATTTCGTATAAGATAATATTGATTAAAACACTTTTTGTTCTCGTAATCTATTCGAGAACTCTATCTTTCCCCAATTCCAATTGATGCCTACGAAAACTGACGATATTATTGCCAGAGCCGAACTCTTACAGCAAGCGATCGCTACTCTACAACTACAAATTCAACAAATTCAAGCTTCAGGAGAAGTTGCACCCGAAGGTTGTTGTGTCCTGCGCTACCAGGCACGCGGTCAAAAAGGAACTTACTGGTACTATAAGTTGCACGCTCAAATGCCGATTTTCCCTACGCAAACTCCTAATAAATTAAGTAAATATAAGCATTTGGGGAAAGCTGGAAGCCCCGCTCATATTGATGCTGTTATGCAAGTTACACGAAGAATGCAAATCGACACCTTAAAAAATACGATTCATTCTCTCAGACAAAACTGGATAGATTTGTACGAAAGTCTCAAAGACAAAAAATAACCTTGCCCATCCGCTTTCAGTTATCGTTTTTAATACGCGAACACATTTGACACTGTTTTACCCTTTATTTCCCTTAACCGAGCAGTATTGAGATGGGTTCCAATTATGTTTTACAAATTGGAAGAAGCGATCGCACTTTACTATCAGTCGCAAAGTTATGAAATGCAAATACAGATATTCCCACCTGAATTAAATCCCAATGATTTTGATTTATCCTCCTACCAGCAAGTTCCACCACACAACAAAATTCCATCACCTTCACTAAGGGTATAACTTATCACCAGTTGCAGAATCAAACACAAATAATCTATCCAAATTAAACTTCAAAGAAAGACGATCGCCCCTTTGGGGAAGTACATCAGCACCAATTTGAACATTCAAAATCACTGACGTACCAGGAAACCCAGTCCGCACCAAAGTCTCCCGTCCCAGAGGTTCCACCACCTTAACCTCCACTGTTAACTCACCAAACTCTTCCTCTGTGCGCCTAGAAGGTTCAACAATAGAAATATGTTCCGGACGAATTCCCAAATCAAAACCTTGTCCCACCCCAGGACGCAATTTTTCCTGAACAGAATTCGGACAGGGTAACGTCTGACCAACAACATCAAAGCCATCACCCGTATACTTTGCAGGTACGATATTCATTGGAGGACTTCCCAAGAAAGTAGCAACCATACGGTTTGTCGGTTGGGAATAGATAATATGTGGTTCGCCAATTTGTTGAATTCGTCCCCGATTGAGAACCACTATCTTGTCAGCCAAAGTCATCGCTTCAACCTGGTCATGAGTCACATAGATAGTCGTAATTCCCAGTTCTTGATGAAGTTGTTTCAACTCAGCCCGTGTATCGTCCCGCAATTGAGCATCCAAATTAGACAGTGGTTCATCCAGTAAAAAAACTTGTGGTTCGCGAGCAATTGCTCTTCCCAAGGCAACACGCTGCTGCTGTCCGCCTGAAAGTTGTTTGGGTTTGCGCTCTAAAAGATGTTCTAGAGAAAGCGATCGCGCCACTACTATGACTCGTTCTTGAATGATTTTCGGGTCAATTTTTCGCATTTGCAGCCCAAAAGCAATGTTTTGCCCCACTGTCATGTGGGGATAGAGGGCGTAGTTTTGAAATACCATTGCCACATCTCGCTGTCTTGCGGGAATATTGTTAACCAACCTCTCCCCGATATAGAGTTTGCCAGATGTCGCAGTTTCCAAACCAGCGATAGTTCGCAAAATGGTAGATTTTCCACAACCTGATGGTCCAACTAACACCCAAAACTCACCATTGGGTATGTCAAAAGTAATGTCATCAATAGCGGTGACATTATTAAATCTACGCTTAATGTTTTCTAGACGAACGGTTGCCATTTTAGATTCGTAGATAGTAGATAGTTGCTAGTTGTTAGTTGCTCTTTGTCAATTATTCTACTACTAACTACTAACCACTAACTACTAACCACTAACTACTAACTCCATGCTGAATGAGATAGTAAAGAAGCCATAACTCTGACGCCCCTGAGTTGGTTGGATAGGGGTAAGTGACCTTTAGGCGCACTGAGGTTCCAGGTAAACTCGTTGGGATATCGAGTCCAGTTATTGCCTTTTTTCCAACCAATTTTTTCCCAAAGATTATCCCAGTTTTTCCCCAAGCTCAACCAAATTTCTCTTTGAACGGAAAAGCCAAATTTGCCTTCTGAGTGAACTACCCATAAGGTGTTTAATGTTTGTAGATCGGTGGCTGGAAAATTCTCGACTTCGGTAAAATACAGCCATTTTCTTTGTATTGCTGTTGGTCCTGCTAATTCACACATTTTTTGTATAGTTATGCGATCGGCGGCTTGAAAATCTTGGGCTGCTAGAAGCTTCTGTATGGGGCTGTAATCTATATTGCAATCCGATTTTAAGGGAACTATTCCTGAAGGAAAATTATTTTGTAAAAATTCCTTGGCTTTGGGTGAATCAGAGGTATAAAGAACTTGATAAACTTTCCCGTCTACCCAAGTGGCTGGATTTTTCCGGCGTTCATATAAAAATTCCATCAGAACATCTAATCCCCCTTCTCCCAGGTTAGCAAGCTGTGGAATCACCTGCTGTTGGATTTGAAGAGACCCAGCGACTAAGGGTTGGCGGAGGGATTCGATGTTGCTAGTAGTGCCTGATACAATCATTGGGTCTGTCATGCAGTAATTACTCGTGAAATGCGATCGGTGAACAAGCTATAAAATTAGGGAGTGGGGAGTGGGGAGTGGGGAGTGGGGAGTGGGGGAAACAACATTTGCATTTGTTGTGGTGTATAAAAGTACATAATGGCGACTAAGAGCAAAGAATAGTTTACACGAAAATGGATTTGAGTTTCTTACTCCCTACTCCCTACTCCCTACTCCCTACTCCCTACTCCAAAGAACACTTCTCACACAGTAGACGAGAAAAGTGTATAAGCGGTAAAATAATAACGGTTTCATCGATCCCAGGCAAGGCACGCCACACACTCTGCGAATAGGGGAAAAAACTCTGCGCTTCATAAATCTACCAAATAAAGACATACAAAAATCTGCTAGCCTTCCAATCATCAGTTTCTCATTTTTGGGTTTAATATCCCAAGAGCGCAGATGTTGCAGCATAGCTAATCAGGAGTGAACTTAGGACATCATGGAACATCCTGACTCTTCTTAATTTTCTTTTTCAGAGAGCGAATTAGCTCTCGGATCACATCGGACTGAGTTCTTTCTGCTACATTGCAATAATCGTTAAGGATTTGCCTTTCTTCATCATTAATTCTGACGTTTAAAATATTTTTCGCCATGAAACCCCCTTGTCGTGTAATCAGTAACGCATTACAATAAAATCGTACAACATAAGGATAGAAATGTTTTTACCGTTAAGTTGACGGTTGGTATATCTCTTTCCTCTGTAGAAGTAGAAAAGATACTGAAATTGTCAAACCGCGTGTTTACTTACCCCAACAGCCACCACACCGAGGACAGGGATTTACACGCATCAATTAACCTCATAAATGCTCGCCTACGATAAATGTAGTAGGGTAGGCTCGATCCGAACAAACACGCTTGTGGACAGTTAGCAGTTGACTGCGCTGGTTGAAGCAAGAATTGTTGAACGATGTCCAATGATGTTTAGTAAATAAAGAGCAGTGCTGAATGTACGATAAAATTACTGCACCCACAACAGGAGCCAAAATCACCTTCAAAAACGGTGAGCCTGTTGTTCCTGACCATCCAATTATCCCTTTTATTCAAGGTGATGGTACGGGAATAGATATTTGGCCGGCTGCTCAAAAGGTTCTTGATGCTGCTGTGGCAAAAGCATACAAGGGCAAGCGCAAGATTAGTTGGTTTAAGGTTTTCGCTGGGGATGAGGCTTTCGAAGTTTACGGGACTTACCAGTATTTGCCTCAGGATACCCTTACGGCAATTAAGGAATACGGTGTCGCGATTAAGGGACCGCTGACAACTCCTATTGGTGGTGGCATTCGTTCCCTTAATGTGGCGTTGCGTCAAATTTTTGACTTATATGCCTGTGTACGCCCTTGCCGATACTACCCAGGTACTCCTTCTCCTCATAAAACTCCAGAAAAACTGGATGTGATTATTTACCGGGAAAATACGGAGGATATTTATTTAGGAATTGAGTGGCGTCAAGGAAGTGAAGTTGGCGATCGCTTAATCTCTATCCTAAACAAAGAACTTATTCCTGCAACTCCAGAACATGGGAACAAGCAAATTCCTTTGGATTCTGGAATAGGTATTAAACCTATTAGCAAAACTGGTTCCCAACGCCTGGTGAGACGTGCTATCAAACACGCTTTGTTACTTCCACTGAACAAGAAAATGGTGACTCTGGTGCATAAAGGCAACATCATGAAGTACACTGAAGGCGCTTTCCGGGATTGGGGCTACGAATTGGCAGTCAGCGAATTTCGCTCTGAGTGCGTTACCGAACGGGAATCTTGGATTTTGAGTAACAAAGAGAACAATCCCAATCTCTCTTTGGAAGATAATGCTCGAATGGTTGAACCTGGGTTTGATGCTTTGACTTCAGACAAGCAAGCCCAAATGGTTGAAGAAGTGAAAACTGTTCTGGACTCAATTTGGGAAAGCCACGGAAAGGGTAAGTGGAAAGTAATGGTAATGGTCAATGACCGCATTGCCGATAGTATTTTCCAACAAATCCAGACCAGACCCGATGAGTATTCCGTTTTGGCGACTATGAACCTGAATGGGGATTACTTGTCTGATGCGGCGGCGGCGATCGTTGGCGGACTAGGTATGGGACCGGGGGCAAATATTGGCGATGAATGTGCTGTTTTTGAAGCAACCCACGGAACCGCACCCAAACATGCTGGTTTGGATAGGATCAACCCTGGTTCCGTGATTTTATCCGGTGTGATGATGCTGGAGTATTTGGGTTGGCAAGAAGCAGCAGATTTGATCAAGAAAGGGTTGGGGGATGCGATCGCAAACCGTCAAGTTACTTATGATTTGGCACGTTTGTTAGAACCACCTGTAGAACCTTTAAAGTGTTCTGAATTTGCTGAGGCAATTATTAAGCATTTTGGTTAGTAGGGGCGCGGCGGCTTTGCGCCCGTATATGGTTAGTAGTAGGGTGGGCAATGCCCACCATTAAATCAATCACAATACCCTATCTACTCGCTAATTCACTCTAGCATAATGTAAAAATATAACTCTTGTGGTGCGGGAATCTTGCCCACCTGATACAAACGGGCGAGACGCCCGTCCCACAAGAACCAAGATTACCAGAAAATTAAGATATTGATTTATAGAATTGATAATTACAGTACGGAAAATAACCCATAAAAGCTACGGTTTTATACACTATCTGAAGTGAAATAGTGCATATATTAAAAGAGTCAGCTTTAGAGATAGAACTCTATACCGACTGTTAAACTTTGAATGAGAGCATCAAGAAGCTAATGACAAAAACCGTAGATGCCAATTGGGAAAGTGTAAATTCCACTGCTGCGATCGGTGGTAATGAAAATACTAAAATTTTAGAACAAGCCATTCTAGAAGCTATTGAGCAAGCCCGTACAGCTTGTGAATTGAAGGGAAATAGTTCAAGTGAATGTGCTGTAGCCTGGGATATTGTTGAAGAGTTGCAAGCAGAGAAATCTCATAAGTTAGCAGCACATCGCAAAACTGCTTTAGAGGAATATTGTGACGACAACCCAAATGCGCCTGAATGTTTAATTTATGATGTCTAAATTTACAGGTGGTTATGTTAATAGTCACTCCAATTAAAGGTTCTGCCTGAAGTGCTAAATCTTCAGGCGTTTTTTGTATAAGAGATGATTTATAAAGTAAAATTTTATTTTATTATTTTGAATATTTTACAAAAATTTACCCAGTAGTATCTATCTTTTGTTACTTAAATAGGTGTGACTCACCTTACCCATAGTTCATCAAATCTTTAGAATGATTTTCCGGCTATTTGCCAAGGTTAATTGAATATTTAATTGGTTTTTATACACGTTTTCTATGATAGAAGACCCTAGAATTCAACTATTAAAAATCAAATTAGGTATGATTGCTGAGGAGATTACAAACAAAGAACAAGAACTAGTGAACAAGGAAATGCAACTTTATACAATACAACAAGAACGTGAGAATTTACAAGCAGAAATTGAGAACTTGACTTATCAAGCTGAATCTCTTGAGAGACAAATTTATGAGTTAGGTGGTTAGAAAGCGCCTTTAAGAGAGTTTAGACATCAGAATTTCTAAACTCTCTTTTACTTGTTGACCATCTTCGCCTATTTCTTCATATGCCATTATTCCAACAATTTTAAGCACTTGTTGATATGCAGCTACAGGAAGACACACTGGAGAACCTGGTTGTTCGAGTAGATTCTTGTTGTCACTCAAAAGATAATAATAAATTTTTTTCAAGTAAATTTCTATCTCACGGCAAAACCCTTCAAAAGCCTTATCTGGTGGTAACCTTGTCTCTAAAATCATTTCTTGCAGTCTTGATGATTTATCATTAAAGACTTGCTGAACTGCTACCCTTGCGATATCTTTTCGTTTAGCTAACCAGTCCGAAGCTGCTATAGTGTGTTGCGGTGCAACACTTTTAAGTTGTTCTTCTAAAGGGACACTTTCTTTTTCTTGTTGTTGAATTTCTGAATACAGCTTTTCTATATCATTACGATACCTGTTTTCTTCTTTTTGAAGCCTGCTATCTTGCTCTCGAAGACTACGATCTTGCTCTCGAAGATTGCTTATTTCTTCTAGTAGTCTACTGTTTTCCTTTTGAAGCCCCCAATCTGAGTTGTGAGTTCCGTTGATTTTTGCCAGAATCTCAAATGCAAACGCACTTGCGTGACGTGCAGCAATTTCTTGCCAGCCAGCTTTATCTGTACCCTATTATCATCAAAAGGTGAACGGAGAACAACTGTTGAACGACCTGTATCAAGGTAAAGACCCCCGCAACATAGGGACTTATAGCGCAGCAGAGGCGGTACACTATTTACGGGTGCCGTATTCAACCGTGCGTTCTTGGGTTTTTGGCGCTCGATATAGGACTAAGCTGGGTTCTAAACGTTTTCAACCAGTTATTACTATTCCTGAAGCAGATAAACGATTATTGTCTTTTACTAATTTGGTAGAATTGCACGTTCTT
This genomic interval from Scytonema hofmannii PCC 7110 contains the following:
- a CDS encoding NADP-dependent isocitrate dehydrogenase; this encodes MYDKITAPTTGAKITFKNGEPVVPDHPIIPFIQGDGTGIDIWPAAQKVLDAAVAKAYKGKRKISWFKVFAGDEAFEVYGTYQYLPQDTLTAIKEYGVAIKGPLTTPIGGGIRSLNVALRQIFDLYACVRPCRYYPGTPSPHKTPEKLDVIIYRENTEDIYLGIEWRQGSEVGDRLISILNKELIPATPEHGNKQIPLDSGIGIKPISKTGSQRLVRRAIKHALLLPLNKKMVTLVHKGNIMKYTEGAFRDWGYELAVSEFRSECVTERESWILSNKENNPNLSLEDNARMVEPGFDALTSDKQAQMVEEVKTVLDSIWESHGKGKWKVMVMVNDRIADSIFQQIQTRPDEYSVLATMNLNGDYLSDAAAAIVGGLGMGPGANIGDECAVFEATHGTAPKHAGLDRINPGSVILSGVMMLEYLGWQEAADLIKKGLGDAIANRQVTYDLARLLEPPVEPLKCSEFAEAIIKHFG
- a CDS encoding glycine betaine ABC transporter substrate-binding protein, whose protein sequence is MKRFLGFLVLGLVLILAIASCNLTSSGGGGGDIVVASKDFTEQDILGELLAQQIEATTKLKVERKPRLGGLFVCHNAIVAGKVDAYIDYTGTVYTSILKQKSISSAREVFDKLKAAYAQQFKLEVMPPLGYESTFAMTIRGEDAKKYNLTNLSDAAKYTPQWRGGFGYEFVERPDGLAGLVKTYNLRFREPPKLMSLDLIYRALTQGLVDIVAGSSTDGQIARLGLVVLKDSLGYFPPYEAVPIVRQETLQKYPELKAAISQLIGKITAEEIQKLNSLVEGELRDVKEVVREFRKSQGL
- a CDS encoding Calvin cycle protein CP12, which codes for MTKTVDANWESVNSTAAIGGNENTKILEQAILEAIEQARTACELKGNSSSECAVAWDIVEELQAEKSHKLAAHRKTALEEYCDDNPNAPECLIYDV
- a CDS encoding ABC transporter permease: MNLNDFFLIKYAPEILQHSGEHLFLVIISITTSTIIGLPLGILITRTKSLQKPILGIANILQTIPSLALFGLLIPIPVIGGIGATPTIVALTLYSLLPIIRNTYTGIISVDAAIIEAGRGMGMTDKQLLLQVEIPLALGVILAGIRVAMVIAIGIATIGAAIGAGGLGVFIFRGIAVVNNQLILAGAVPAAAMALLADFGIGWLEKRFEVRS
- a CDS encoding Imm30 family immunity protein; this translates as MDENTLLSILKANKLMRYREEITAFENALMELAENPNSKYLRELHLVLDDKCQHQEVMFGLIHFLESFDVKEQLQAFIDVIPSLATSAPEWTKLLHNRILNDELAYLLYQDMLNSIDSLKRDTVNRLLTGMAQQCQPVNT
- a CDS encoding ABC transporter ATP-binding protein; the protein is MATVRLENIKRRFNNVTAIDDITFDIPNGEFWVLVGPSGCGKSTILRTIAGLETATSGKLYIGERLVNNIPARQRDVAMVFQNYALYPHMTVGQNIAFGLQMRKIDPKIIQERVIVVARSLSLEHLLERKPKQLSGGQQQRVALGRAIAREPQVFLLDEPLSNLDAQLRDDTRAELKQLHQELGITTIYVTHDQVEAMTLADKIVVLNRGRIQQIGEPHIIYSQPTNRMVATFLGSPPMNIVPAKYTGDGFDVVGQTLPCPNSVQEKLRPGVGQGFDLGIRPEHISIVEPSRRTEEEFGELTVEVKVVEPLGRETLVRTGFPGTSVILNVQIGADVLPQRGDRLSLKFNLDRLFVFDSATGDKLYP
- a CDS encoding IS4 family transposase, with the translated sequence MMLVNFEFNNQILNRAQLLLALNQIIPTESIMAAITTTSSTARRQRILPTHVVISLVIAMSFWSSDSIVDVLKNLIQGFNSLQIPFKRRFKIPTSSSISEARQRIGAAVMTRLFEIVAKPLATIKTPGAFLGGLRIMALDGTVFDVPDTETNAKVFGYPGSRPGTNPAFPKARLTFLVEAGTHLIIDIFCCPYRIGERKGALKLLRSVEESMLLMWDRGLHSFKMIHAAIKQKCHILGRVPSHVKFEFVKAFPDGSYLSWLAPDGKSRKKGATKIPVRVIEYIIEVEGVEKVYRLVTDLMDISTFPALLLAQEYHQRWEAENTLDELKVHLNGRKIPIRSKNPREVIQEIYGWLLGHYCIRYLMFQSAAIKGISPLSLSFTSSLRVVRRAIPQFQQQVNHSLENMNIYFSWLIWEILDLQIPPTSGRTNPRVIKKTRSKFKTKKRCHRNNYTPRQQLSFTIFTTAS
- a CDS encoding GUN4 domain-containing protein, which translates into the protein MTDPMIVSGTTSNIESLRQPLVAGSLQIQQQVIPQLANLGEGGLDVLMEFLYERRKNPATWVDGKVYQVLYTSDSPKAKEFLQNNFPSGIVPLKSDCNIDYSPIQKLLAAQDFQAADRITIQKMCELAGPTAIQRKWLYFTEVENFPATDLQTLNTLWVVHSEGKFGFSVQREIWLSLGKNWDNLWEKIGWKKGNNWTRYPNEFTWNLSAPKGHLPLSNQLRGVRVMASLLSHSAWS